A genomic window from Candidatus Bathyarchaeota archaeon includes:
- a CDS encoding PQQ-binding-like beta-propeller repeat protein has protein sequence MIKKYLANKMITISLIVIFVFSTMSFILPTMAQATVDPNPYINAMPNPVQVNNPVLFHVGSVYPTPTSVVGWEGLMVEVVKPDGSTEMLGPITTDTTGGTGVLYTPTTLGTYTIRTLFPETVTTFNSARIGPIGTVMEETYSEPVELIVREEPLEFYPGHKLPEGYWGRPVGGELREWNVILGNHLHSSLPTGTGPHNIVKQGNEYAPETGHVLWRHQMTTGGLAGGFGNLAFEQGDAYEPKFHGAVILGGILFYNNFEDRYGPEHIELPVVAIDLKTGKELWRSELVAYDGTIAKIAFGQLFYWDSYNYHGAFGYLWTVSGSTWHAFDPWTGRWEYTMENVPSGTNVWGPRGEIYRYNINKNQGTMTLWNSSRVVSGEGSWRPQGRVYDATNGIEWTINIPGLSDMEGSVYKVRENYIIGADFQRGGRAPTPAHIWAIEVDIMKAEAELIWDTTWTLPSGVQTVTVEDVSAEQDLIIHSSKETRQTWGRRLSTGEMIWGPTAKRHYTDNWGHSSGNSWDIIAEDKVIAGNYGGTVWCYDAQTGNVEWTFDIPDPYTEVLHNNFWRFRPAQVTDGKLYIENTEHNPRDPQPRGAPYICIDLETGTEIWRLPYRQGEWSTHSIIGDSTIVMQNTYDQAVYAVGKGPSAITLEAPLTGVTAGSSVVLRGMVTDISPGTQEELIKLRFPNGVPAVSDSDMTAWMTYVYNQYEQPADVTGVPVKIEIVDPNGHYEWIGTATTDVYGNYGYSFRPQVEGQYLIITTFEGSASYYGSTSTTYITIDPAPTPAAPIEPEEPETPVAPIEPTQPETPLITTEIAIVIAVAAVSVIGVAAYWMLRRK, from the coding sequence ATGATTAAAAAATATCTTGCAAACAAAATGATTACAATTTCATTGATTGTAATTTTTGTTTTTTCTACAATGTCATTTATTTTACCAACAATGGCTCAAGCAACAGTTGATCCTAATCCATACATCAATGCAATGCCTAACCCCGTTCAAGTGAATAACCCTGTACTATTTCACGTCGGCAGCGTCTATCCAACACCAACCTCAGTAGTAGGCTGGGAGGGTTTAATGGTTGAAGTTGTTAAACCCGATGGCTCAACCGAAATGTTGGGACCAATAACTACAGACACAACTGGAGGAACTGGAGTCTTATACACACCAACAACTCTTGGAACATATACAATTCGTACACTGTTCCCAGAAACTGTAACAACATTCAACTCTGCCAGAATTGGTCCAATAGGAACAGTCATGGAAGAAACATACAGTGAACCTGTTGAACTAATTGTACGCGAAGAACCCCTTGAATTCTACCCTGGCCATAAATTACCTGAAGGATATTGGGGAAGACCAGTTGGTGGCGAACTAAGAGAATGGAATGTAATATTAGGAAACCACTTACACTCTAGTTTACCCACAGGCACTGGACCTCACAACATCGTAAAGCAAGGAAATGAATACGCTCCAGAAACAGGTCACGTTTTATGGAGACACCAAATGACCACTGGAGGTCTTGCAGGCGGATTTGGCAATCTTGCCTTTGAACAGGGAGACGCTTATGAACCTAAATTCCATGGGGCAGTAATACTTGGTGGAATTCTTTTCTACAACAACTTTGAAGACCGATATGGACCAGAACATATAGAATTACCCGTAGTAGCTATAGACTTAAAAACGGGAAAAGAATTATGGCGAAGTGAACTAGTAGCCTATGACGGAACAATCGCCAAAATAGCTTTTGGTCAATTATTCTATTGGGACTCATACAATTACCATGGAGCCTTTGGATACTTATGGACAGTTTCAGGTAGCACATGGCACGCATTTGACCCCTGGACTGGAAGATGGGAATACACAATGGAAAACGTACCCTCAGGCACAAATGTGTGGGGTCCACGCGGAGAAATCTACAGATACAATATAAATAAAAATCAAGGAACAATGACCCTGTGGAACTCTAGTAGAGTAGTCTCAGGTGAAGGAAGCTGGAGACCTCAAGGACGAGTTTACGACGCAACAAACGGAATTGAATGGACAATAAACATTCCTGGATTATCTGACATGGAAGGAAGTGTATACAAAGTTCGAGAAAACTACATTATAGGTGCAGATTTCCAAAGAGGTGGAAGAGCACCAACTCCTGCACACATTTGGGCAATAGAAGTTGACATAATGAAAGCAGAAGCTGAGTTGATATGGGATACAACATGGACACTACCTTCAGGTGTGCAAACAGTAACAGTTGAAGATGTAAGTGCTGAACAAGACCTAATTATCCATTCCTCAAAAGAAACAAGGCAAACTTGGGGACGCAGATTAAGCACAGGTGAAATGATTTGGGGTCCAACAGCCAAACGGCACTACACTGACAACTGGGGGCACTCATCAGGTAATAGCTGGGACATAATTGCAGAAGACAAAGTCATTGCTGGAAACTATGGTGGAACCGTATGGTGTTATGACGCCCAAACGGGAAATGTCGAATGGACTTTTGATATTCCAGACCCGTACACAGAAGTATTACACAACAACTTCTGGAGATTCAGACCTGCTCAAGTAACCGATGGAAAATTATACATAGAAAACACAGAACACAACCCCCGAGATCCCCAACCAAGAGGAGCACCCTATATCTGCATTGACTTGGAAACTGGAACAGAAATCTGGAGACTGCCCTACCGCCAAGGTGAATGGAGTACTCATTCAATAATTGGTGACAGCACAATAGTTATGCAAAACACATACGACCAAGCAGTATATGCTGTAGGAAAAGGACCCTCTGCAATAACCCTTGAAGCACCCCTGACAGGTGTAACTGCTGGCTCATCTGTGGTACTTCGGGGCATGGTAACTGACATATCTCCAGGAACACAAGAAGAATTAATTAAACTCAGATTCCCTAACGGAGTCCCAGCAGTCTCAGACTCAGACATGACGGCTTGGATGACCTATGTTTACAATCAATACGAACAACCAGCTGACGTAACTGGAGTTCCAGTGAAAATTGAAATCGTTGACCCTAATGGTCATTACGAATGGATTGGAACTGCAACAACTGATGTTTACGGCAACTACGGTTATTCATTTAGGCCCCAAGTTGAAGGCCAATACCTAATCATAACCACTTTTGAAGGCTCAGCTTCATACTATGGCTCAACATCTACAACATACATAACTATAGACCCAGCTCCTACACCAGCAGCACCTATTGAACCTGAAGAACCAGAAACCCCGGTAGCACCTATTGAACCAACCCAACCAGAAACACCGTTGATCACAACTGAAATTGCAATCGTGATCGCTGTTGCCGCGGTCTCAGTAATCGGTGTAGCAGCTTATTGGATGCTTAGAAGGAAATAA
- a CDS encoding cation-translocating P-type ATPase has translation MRDYIKGTIIVILIAAFALASGLVTGIQKSYVQEISTVLALIAVALGYQIYVHGIRSLKHGNVTAQLFATIAIFIAVIAGLVIPSAEVETGTAEAVGYIPAAAIVAFIIQAGMTLENYIIHRTRGALELLIKMSPKTARIRRDGKEVEVPIEEVMLGETVLVKPGDKIPVDGTVLSGYSTVNQATITGESIPVEKTKGDKTFAGTMNENGALEVKVEKIAEDTTLAHIIQLVEEAQEKKAPIQNVADRFTAYFLPIMAVVASSVFVASYFTLGFEIALGRTVTVLLVACPCALAIAVPVAVAGTIGNASMNGIIIKGGTHIEKLKDVNLVAFDKTGTLTVGEPRVVEIKTFNNYSETEVIKYAAIAEKFSEHPLSKAIISKATEMKIKILDPTDFETIPGQGVHAHYGNKHILIGRKMIVTELSEEANQLMCHVESEGKTAIPVALDKEVIGVVVVADTIRENSLEAIKRLKGIKVKTVMLTGDNMLTAKAITKQMGIDEFRAELLPEDKAAIIGELKKSNVVAMVGDGINDAPALANADVGFAMGAAGSDVAVETADVALLGDDLTKVEYAISLSRKAFARMKGNIVYAFIWNIVALSLASFGVLNPVLAVILAEAGCISVVINSALLLLVKPKPS, from the coding sequence ATGAGAGATTACATCAAAGGTACAATTATTGTCATTTTGATAGCTGCGTTCGCTTTAGCAAGCGGTCTTGTAACAGGAATTCAAAAATCTTACGTCCAAGAAATCAGCACTGTTTTGGCTTTAATTGCTGTTGCTTTAGGTTATCAAATATATGTACATGGTATCCGATCATTAAAGCATGGCAATGTCACTGCCCAATTATTTGCTACTATAGCCATCTTTATTGCCGTAATAGCAGGTCTAGTTATACCTAGTGCTGAGGTCGAAACTGGCACCGCAGAAGCAGTTGGTTACATCCCCGCAGCAGCAATCGTAGCCTTCATAATACAAGCCGGCATGACCCTTGAAAACTACATTATCCATCGAACAAGAGGCGCACTTGAATTGCTCATTAAGATGAGCCCTAAAACAGCTCGAATACGTCGCGATGGAAAAGAAGTTGAAGTACCCATAGAAGAAGTCATGTTAGGCGAAACCGTTTTAGTCAAACCAGGAGATAAAATACCTGTTGACGGAACCGTTCTTTCGGGCTATAGCACAGTTAATCAAGCAACAATAACTGGTGAATCGATTCCTGTTGAAAAGACTAAAGGTGATAAAACATTTGCTGGCACCATGAACGAAAATGGGGCTTTAGAAGTCAAAGTTGAAAAAATCGCTGAAGATACAACATTGGCTCACATTATCCAATTAGTTGAAGAAGCCCAGGAGAAAAAAGCACCCATTCAAAATGTTGCAGATCGTTTCACTGCTTACTTCTTACCAATCATGGCTGTAGTGGCCTCTTCTGTGTTTGTGGCTAGTTATTTTACATTGGGCTTTGAAATTGCACTTGGTAGAACTGTAACTGTTCTATTAGTGGCATGTCCTTGTGCTTTGGCAATAGCTGTTCCTGTTGCTGTTGCTGGAACTATTGGGAATGCCAGCATGAATGGCATAATAATCAAAGGGGGCACACATATTGAAAAGTTAAAAGACGTTAATTTAGTGGCATTCGACAAAACTGGCACGTTAACCGTTGGTGAACCCCGAGTCGTCGAGATCAAAACATTCAATAATTATTCTGAAACGGAAGTGATCAAGTATGCAGCGATTGCTGAGAAATTTTCAGAACACCCTTTATCAAAGGCCATAATATCTAAAGCAACTGAGATGAAAATTAAAATTCTTGACCCCACCGATTTCGAAACTATCCCCGGGCAGGGGGTGCATGCCCATTATGGAAATAAGCACATCCTAATTGGAAGAAAGATGATCGTGACCGAGCTTTCAGAAGAAGCCAATCAATTGATGTGTCACGTTGAAAGCGAGGGAAAAACTGCTATTCCAGTTGCCTTGGACAAAGAGGTCATTGGTGTCGTTGTGGTTGCTGACACTATCCGAGAGAATTCTTTGGAAGCGATAAAGCGGCTTAAGGGCATAAAGGTGAAAACTGTCATGCTTACTGGCGATAACATGCTTACTGCTAAAGCTATTACTAAACAAATGGGTATCGATGAATTTCGTGCTGAACTTTTGCCTGAAGATAAAGCTGCAATTATTGGAGAACTAAAAAAGAGCAATGTTGTTGCAATGGTAGGCGATGGAATTAATGATGCTCCTGCGTTGGCTAATGCGGATGTTGGGTTTGCGATGGGTGCTGCTGGAAGCGATGTAGCGGTTGAAACTGCTGATGTTGCTTTGCTTGGAGATGACTTGACAAAGGTTGAATATGCAATTAGCTTAAGTCGGAAAGCATTTGCCCGAATGAAGGGAAACATTGTTTACGCCTTTATCTGGAACATTGTAGCATTAAGTTTAGCTTCCTTTGGGGTTTTAAATCCAGTCCTTGCAGTAATTCTAGCAGAAGCTGGTTGCATATCTGTGGTAATCAATTCCGCTTTGCTATTACTAGTTAAGCCAAAACCCAGCTAA
- a CDS encoding site-specific integrase, with amino-acid sequence METLKPTSHTPRTRLELIQDRAIPSDPLKPNQLIIKPKQLTRTDIEKLQFGRIQDDNLVLERSTRGFKLKTEVKIPLKDVYEVSSIGLVKYVIASLSKGRPKLAPFVFENKSLLKLANYLLRYRTGSLATLYLYVDCIWHYTQRTGLSPDQLILDVKDEYELPKHYRIPYHIKALEDYTSELQDRGLAPSRISNYIKAIRALYRVNSIDIKLPQSLSRRPVTRDRAPKPEELSQIMDLADLRERVIVSMLALGGFRQGTLVKLKYRHVEEELEKGITPLHIHVEAAITKGKYHDYDTFIGKEAVTYLLEYLETRRLGSPDGKIPPETITSDSPLIRSKTTRAVIPIVQKTVYHSVHNLYFKARLLKKSSGSSYTLRVHSIRKFFKTQLLALGVQADYVDYMMGHTIDVYHDIQMKGIDYLRNIYSSSGLSIRPKTSTSKMDALKEIIRAWGLNPEEILTREAMSKPHRTVISPPEYENMELKILCNALKEAMIKGTATQ; translated from the coding sequence ATGGAGACGCTGAAACCGACCTCTCACACACCACGTACCCGACTTGAATTGATCCAAGACAGAGCCATCCCCTCTGATCCATTAAAACCAAATCAGCTCATAATCAAGCCAAAACAGTTGACTAGAACGGACATTGAAAAACTTCAATTCGGTAGGATTCAAGACGACAATTTAGTTTTGGAAAGAAGCACAAGAGGTTTCAAACTAAAGACCGAAGTAAAGATACCCCTAAAAGACGTCTATGAAGTATCATCAATCGGACTGGTCAAATACGTAATAGCTAGCCTATCAAAAGGAAGACCCAAATTGGCTCCTTTTGTGTTTGAGAATAAGAGCCTACTAAAACTTGCCAACTACCTTCTACGATACCGAACAGGTAGCCTAGCAACATTATACCTATACGTTGACTGTATATGGCACTATACTCAAAGAACAGGATTAAGCCCTGACCAATTAATTTTAGATGTCAAAGATGAATATGAACTGCCAAAACACTACAGAATCCCATACCACATCAAAGCCTTGGAAGACTACACCAGCGAACTTCAAGACAGAGGACTGGCACCGTCAAGAATATCCAATTACATCAAAGCCATACGAGCCTTATACCGAGTAAACAGCATAGATATCAAACTGCCCCAATCCCTAAGCCGAAGACCAGTCACAAGAGATAGAGCACCAAAACCAGAAGAACTCAGCCAGATTATGGACCTCGCAGACCTAAGAGAAAGAGTTATAGTCAGCATGCTCGCCCTAGGCGGATTTCGCCAAGGAACCTTAGTGAAACTCAAATATAGACATGTGGAAGAAGAACTCGAAAAAGGAATAACACCCCTACATATACATGTGGAAGCAGCGATTACAAAAGGAAAATACCACGACTATGACACCTTCATAGGAAAAGAAGCTGTAACATATCTCCTGGAATACCTAGAAACACGCCGACTAGGAAGCCCAGATGGCAAAATCCCACCAGAAACCATCACTAGCGACTCTCCTCTGATCCGAAGCAAAACTACCCGAGCAGTTATACCAATTGTACAAAAAACAGTCTACCATTCGGTCCACAACCTATACTTCAAAGCTAGATTACTGAAGAAAAGTTCTGGCAGCTCTTACACCCTTAGAGTCCATAGTATAAGAAAATTCTTCAAAACCCAACTCCTAGCTCTTGGCGTCCAAGCAGACTACGTTGACTACATGATGGGACATACAATTGACGTGTACCATGACATCCAAATGAAGGGAATAGATTACCTACGTAACATCTACAGTTCTTCCGGATTATCAATAAGACCCAAAACCTCAACATCAAAAATGGACGCCTTAAAAGAGATCATCAGAGCATGGGGACTCAATCCCGAAGAAATTCTAACAAGAGAAGCAATGTCTAAACCTCACCGAACTGTCATTTCTCCACCAGAATATGAAAACATGGAACTCAAAATTCTCTGCAATGCCCTAAAAGAAGCAATGATAAAAGGAACTGCAACCCAATGA
- a CDS encoding type II toxin-antitoxin system RelE/ParE family toxin: MLSRQAENFYKKLNTPLKDKVREALIALQTQPCLGKPLHGDLKGNYSIRIGKTRIIYSVSEKDKTIYTVAIGSRKTIYQK, encoded by the coding sequence CTGCTGTCACGGCAAGCAGAAAATTTTTACAAGAAACTGAATACGCCACTGAAAGATAAAGTTAGAGAAGCGCTAATAGCTTTACAGACCCAGCCATGCCTTGGAAAGCCTCTGCATGGAGACTTGAAAGGAAACTACAGCATCAGAATTGGAAAAACAAGAATCATCTATTCTGTCTCAGAAAAGGATAAAACAATATACACAGTAGCGATAGGTTCAAGAAAAACGATTTACCAAAAATAA
- a CDS encoding PQQ-binding-like beta-propeller repeat protein — MKQKETRIFSFTLLLILASSTIMAVLPLAFAQEIEYSKATHAYIGAIPNPVGINQETLLHLGIPDFLAYYYQSWEGLTVTVTDPQGNTQTLGPYRTDSTGGTGAVFIPTMVGTYKLQSHFPEQTFDWAGGIGSRSPFTGVVRYKSSDSEILELIVTEEAQPYYPGHSLPKEYWTRPIDAQMREWSSVAGNFLSAVRYQAPLVSSPAPQTGHILWTKPLEYGGLVGSDLGYHAFEEGDAYEGKFQNSVIINGVLYYNQYQPRGGSNVEQDVVAVDLRTGEEIWRRNWDNNRLAFGQIFYWDSFNMHGAFPYLWSTSGSTWNAYDVQTGRWVYSMENVPSGSNVYGPKGEIYRYTVNTQNGWMTLWNSSRTVQPMTSGTSNDGSWRPQGNVYDAREGIDWNVSIPTGLKGSVNAVFYEDRIIGTNARGEANIGLEIDPVEMWCISVKPGEEGTLMWQNSWQPPPGDFATGYTLPQGGQSSTEDGVFVLFAKEIKSFFGFDMDTGEQLWGPTESEHYMNMFSLRANIHFGKLFSTGYAGTTRAYDPNTGNVIWEYNAVDSNHEILWSNNWATIFSFFTPDEKIILFTMEHSPIDPKPRGGPLVCLDANTGTELWKLNIYGTRWGGPNLIGDGIIVAFNAYDNQLYAIGKGPSETSVTASPKVSSKGSSVLIEGNVIDISAGTQRSDLVARFPKGVPAVSDQSTSKWMEYVYMQHERPEDVTGVQVTLTAIDSNGNSINIGTTPTDSSGFYSHKWVPENEGKYVITASFTGSGSYWPSHDKTSIVVDPQHSPSTPIDYDGDQPTTPFITTEVAIIAAVAVAAVIGIAAYWFLKRK, encoded by the coding sequence ATGAAACAAAAAGAAACAAGAATTTTTTCATTTACCCTACTGCTAATACTGGCATCATCCACAATAATGGCTGTCCTGCCTCTAGCATTTGCTCAAGAAATTGAATACAGTAAAGCAACACATGCATATATTGGTGCGATACCAAACCCCGTTGGCATTAATCAAGAAACCCTTTTACACTTAGGCATACCTGACTTTTTAGCATATTACTATCAAAGCTGGGAAGGTCTAACCGTAACTGTAACTGATCCACAAGGAAACACTCAAACGTTAGGTCCTTACCGAACTGATTCAACCGGAGGAACTGGTGCTGTTTTTATTCCAACAATGGTTGGAACATACAAACTGCAATCACACTTCCCTGAACAAACATTTGATTGGGCTGGAGGAATAGGCAGCAGGTCCCCATTCACAGGAGTTGTACGCTATAAATCAAGTGATAGCGAAATACTTGAACTAATAGTAACCGAAGAAGCACAGCCATATTATCCTGGACATTCATTGCCAAAAGAATACTGGACAAGACCGATAGACGCTCAGATGCGGGAATGGTCCTCTGTCGCTGGCAACTTTCTTTCAGCTGTACGCTATCAAGCACCCTTAGTTTCGAGTCCAGCACCTCAAACAGGTCATATTCTTTGGACCAAACCTTTAGAATATGGAGGTCTAGTTGGATCTGATTTAGGTTATCATGCATTTGAAGAAGGAGATGCATATGAAGGAAAATTCCAAAATTCTGTAATAATAAATGGTGTTCTCTATTACAATCAATACCAACCACGAGGAGGTTCCAACGTTGAACAAGATGTTGTTGCGGTAGACCTTCGAACCGGTGAAGAAATATGGCGAAGGAATTGGGATAACAACAGGTTAGCATTTGGACAAATTTTCTATTGGGACTCTTTTAACATGCACGGTGCATTTCCATATCTATGGTCAACTAGTGGAAGCACTTGGAATGCCTATGACGTACAAACAGGTCGTTGGGTATACTCGATGGAAAATGTTCCATCCGGAAGCAACGTATATGGTCCAAAAGGAGAGATTTATCGTTATACTGTCAACACCCAAAATGGATGGATGACTTTATGGAATTCAAGCAGAACAGTACAACCTATGACCTCTGGAACATCAAATGATGGAAGTTGGAGACCACAAGGAAATGTTTACGACGCAAGAGAAGGAATCGATTGGAATGTTTCAATACCTACAGGTCTTAAAGGAAGCGTAAATGCCGTCTTCTATGAAGATCGAATTATTGGTACAAACGCTCGAGGAGAAGCAAACATTGGATTAGAAATAGATCCAGTAGAAATGTGGTGCATCAGTGTGAAACCCGGAGAAGAAGGAACATTAATGTGGCAAAATAGTTGGCAACCTCCACCAGGAGATTTTGCTACAGGTTATACATTACCACAGGGAGGGCAATCAAGCACTGAAGATGGAGTATTCGTGTTATTTGCTAAAGAAATCAAATCGTTCTTTGGTTTTGATATGGATACGGGAGAACAACTTTGGGGACCAACAGAATCTGAACATTATATGAACATGTTCAGTCTTAGAGCAAACATTCACTTTGGCAAATTATTCTCCACAGGATATGCAGGCACAACTAGAGCCTATGACCCTAACACAGGGAATGTTATATGGGAATACAATGCAGTTGATTCTAACCATGAAATTCTATGGAGCAATAACTGGGCGACTATCTTCTCATTCTTCACCCCTGACGAAAAAATAATATTATTCACAATGGAACACTCCCCGATTGACCCTAAACCACGAGGTGGACCACTAGTTTGTCTTGACGCTAATACTGGAACAGAATTATGGAAACTCAACATTTATGGCACGAGATGGGGTGGACCCAATCTCATCGGAGATGGAATAATAGTTGCTTTCAATGCCTACGACAACCAACTATATGCAATAGGCAAAGGACCTAGTGAAACTTCGGTAACCGCATCACCAAAGGTATCATCAAAAGGAAGTAGTGTACTAATAGAGGGCAATGTTATTGATATTTCAGCAGGAACCCAAAGATCTGATTTAGTAGCAAGATTTCCAAAAGGTGTACCAGCAGTTTCTGATCAATCAACAAGCAAGTGGATGGAATATGTTTACATGCAGCACGAACGACCCGAAGATGTAACAGGAGTACAAGTGACATTAACCGCAATTGATTCCAATGGCAACTCCATTAATATTGGAACTACACCAACCGATAGCAGTGGATTTTACAGTCATAAATGGGTTCCAGAAAATGAAGGAAAATATGTAATAACGGCAAGTTTCACAGGCTCGGGATCATATTGGCCTTCACATGACAAAACATCAATAGTTGTTGATCCTCAACATTCTCCATCTACACCCATAGACTATGATGGTGACCAACCAACAACACCCTTCATCACAACAGAAGTAGCAATCATCGCAGCAGTTGCAGTCGCAGCAGTAATCGGCATAGCCGCATACTGGTTCCTAAAACGCAAATAA
- a CDS encoding heavy-metal-associated domain-containing protein: protein MTIEKIELKTEKIDNAGCRSCGTDYAADNLKHALARLNGVSKVNVDKITGHVSITFDVQKITPQKFTERIEKLGYHVEVESREEIQ from the coding sequence TTGACAATTGAGAAGATTGAATTAAAAACCGAAAAAATAGACAATGCTGGTTGCCGTTCATGTGGAACTGATTATGCGGCAGATAACTTAAAACACGCTCTTGCCCGGTTAAATGGCGTGTCAAAGGTGAATGTGGACAAAATAACTGGACATGTCAGCATAACTTTTGATGTGCAGAAAATTACTCCGCAAAAATTCACAGAACGTATTGAAAAACTCGGTTACCATGTTGAAGTTGAATCAAGGGAGGAAATCCAATGA
- a CDS encoding Lrp/AsnC family transcriptional regulator: MNCALSIDEVDGIILKELLQNGRTSFRVIAERANTSQDIIRQHYKKMKKEGIIVGSAIQLDCSAMGFETVGRLHVSVLSDSQEYVAGIIGKINKVSSVSQENIEPKIRAVVILKNLRELEEITHTIKQIPCVLGVTTEIWIGIRNIVDNLSVLPSNTQNIDMNMHKINLKNQFENSKIKLDQMDKKIIDKLKGNGKVPFRKIAQELGASTDTISRRVKKLFENKIIKPVIQINPSKLGYAAKVHLNLAFASTEKLSTIIDCLAQIPDITLIIETSGGYDLFVKAYIKNIEHLFSIQKEIKKILGISKIKIQIFEIDSKIPRNSEYISNF, encoded by the coding sequence GTGAATTGTGCCCTGTCAATCGATGAAGTTGATGGAATTATTTTAAAAGAATTGCTTCAAAATGGTCGCACAAGTTTTAGAGTAATTGCTGAACGTGCAAACACTTCCCAAGACATTATCAGGCAGCATTATAAAAAAATGAAAAAAGAGGGCATAATTGTTGGATCTGCAATACAATTAGATTGTTCTGCAATGGGTTTTGAAACTGTAGGGCGGCTACATGTGTCTGTTTTATCTGATTCCCAAGAATATGTTGCAGGTATTATTGGCAAAATCAATAAAGTATCTAGTGTTTCCCAAGAAAATATTGAACCGAAGATACGAGCGGTTGTAATATTAAAAAATTTGAGGGAGCTAGAAGAAATTACCCACACCATAAAACAAATCCCCTGCGTTTTGGGAGTTACAACTGAAATATGGATTGGAATAAGAAATATTGTGGATAATTTATCCGTGTTGCCATCTAATACTCAAAATATTGACATGAATATGCACAAAATAAACCTTAAAAATCAATTTGAAAATTCTAAGATAAAACTTGACCAAATGGATAAAAAAATAATAGACAAATTGAAAGGAAATGGCAAAGTCCCTTTTAGAAAAATTGCTCAAGAATTGGGGGCTTCTACTGACACTATTTCTCGAAGAGTTAAAAAATTATTTGAAAATAAAATAATTAAACCAGTAATCCAGATAAATCCATCAAAATTGGGTTATGCTGCAAAAGTTCACTTAAATTTAGCTTTTGCTTCAACAGAAAAGTTATCAACGATCATAGATTGCCTTGCTCAAATACCGGATATAACTTTAATAATTGAAACAAGTGGCGGTTACGACCTTTTTGTAAAAGCATACATAAAAAATATTGAACATCTGTTTTCAATTCAAAAGGAAATTAAAAAAATACTTGGAATTTCTAAGATAAAAATTCAGATTTTTGAAATAGACTCAAAAATACCAAGAAACTCTGAATACATATCAAATTTTTAA